Proteins encoded in a region of the Poseidonibacter antarcticus genome:
- the pseH gene encoding UDP-4-amino-4,6-dideoxy-N-acetyl-beta-L-altrosamine N-acetyltransferase, translating to MNLIFKNFTELNYEEQIAILDIRNSDHVRLNMKSSEIIGIEDHIQWIEKLRLDKHNIYYSVFYNEEIVGAIYITAINSEKKKSTWGLYFKEKTNPFISSISTYLLIDKVFNFYHLNILNLEVNKKNNAAYQFDLSFGFEVIDETKEDHEQYYLMSISKEKWNKYSNTSMMKLLNNKIKKINYKFI from the coding sequence ATGAATTTGATTTTTAAAAACTTTACTGAATTAAACTATGAAGAACAAATTGCTATTTTAGATATAAGAAATAGTGACCATGTTAGATTGAACATGAAATCATCTGAAATCATTGGAATAGAAGATCATATACAATGGATAGAAAAATTGCGTTTGGATAAGCATAATATTTATTATTCAGTTTTCTACAATGAAGAGATTGTTGGTGCAATATATATCACAGCTATTAACTCTGAAAAAAAGAAATCAACTTGGGGATTATATTTTAAAGAGAAAACCAATCCTTTTATCTCTTCTATCTCGACATATCTTTTGATAGATAAAGTTTTTAATTTTTATCACTTAAATATCTTAAATTTAGAAGTTAATAAAAAGAATAATGCTGCTTATCAATTTGATCTGAGTTTTGGATTTGAAGTGATAGATGAAACAAAAGAAGATCACGAACAATACTATTTAATGAGTATTTCAAAAGAGAAATGGAATAAATATTCCAATACTTCTATGATGAAATTATTAAATAATAAAATAAAAAAGATCAATTATAAATTTATATAA
- a CDS encoding putative sugar O-methyltransferase yields the protein MKKNYPLLNLMLEDMNKQNELYKPTTFWEYGSSLIIDELEKNDIKDFRNLTITRSFFVPGYSAVEYLANRAKFDVTIDEFDKNVTDKRFTTRLQRLFTGETSAFNDYRVLQASNIDKKPYIDAVSESNIGNPIEQVTFKGRNFSRSFLNYLLGLSFLKKTVDTSDIKTIMEIGGGFGTLGEILLKDKRNDVFYINADIPPVGFVSSYYLQEVFGKEKIANYQDTKDLENLDIEKLRNQYDALNICSWQVPKLKGKIDLFVNFISFQEMEPDIVQNYCKYIDKLEPKYILLRNILEGKRVQSKDYMAGVKEPILGDDYNIFLPNYELIKVDSGIFGFVTEDGFHSQLRLYKRA from the coding sequence ATGAAAAAAAATTACCCACTTTTAAATCTCATGTTAGAAGATATGAACAAACAAAATGAACTTTATAAACCAACAACATTTTGGGAGTATGGGTCAAGTTTGATTATCGATGAATTAGAAAAAAATGATATAAAAGATTTTAGAAATTTAACGATCACAAGATCTTTTTTTGTACCAGGATATAGTGCTGTGGAATATTTAGCAAATAGAGCTAAATTCGATGTGACTATAGATGAGTTTGATAAAAATGTTACTGATAAAAGATTTACAACACGATTACAAAGGCTATTTACAGGTGAAACGAGTGCTTTTAATGATTATCGTGTCTTGCAAGCTTCTAATATAGATAAAAAACCATATATAGATGCTGTATCAGAAAGTAATATTGGTAATCCAATAGAACAAGTCACTTTTAAAGGTAGAAATTTTTCGAGATCATTTCTGAACTATTTATTGGGGTTAAGCTTTTTAAAAAAGACTGTGGATACAAGTGATATTAAAACTATTATGGAAATAGGTGGTGGATTTGGTACTTTAGGAGAGATACTTTTAAAAGATAAAAGAAATGATGTATTTTATATAAATGCTGATATTCCCCCTGTAGGCTTTGTGTCTTCTTACTATTTACAAGAAGTTTTTGGAAAAGAAAAAATTGCAAATTACCAAGATACAAAAGATTTGGAAAATTTAGATATAGAAAAACTAAGAAATCAATATGATGCTTTAAATATATGCTCATGGCAAGTACCAAAATTAAAAGGAAAAATTGATTTATTTGTAAACTTTATATCTTTTCAAGAAATGGAACCAGATATAGTTCAAAATTATTGTAAATATATAGATAAATTAGAGCCTAAATATATCCTTTTAAGAAATATTTTAGAAGGGAAAAGAGTTCAAAGTAAAGATTATATGGCTGGAGTAAAAGAACCTATTTTAGGTGATGATTACAATATTTTTTTACCAAATTATGAACTAATAAAAGTAGATAGTGGAATTTTTGGTTTTGTCACTGAAGATGGATTTCATTCGCAATTAAGACTTTACAAACGGGCATAA
- a CDS encoding phosphopantetheine-binding protein, with translation MKEQIKETYMEVLELTDSKLLVPKLTDEVVLLESGLDSLGFAILVATLEEKLDFDPFTMMDEPIYPSTFGEFVAIYKQMNPNK, from the coding sequence ATGAAAGAACAAATAAAAGAAACATATATGGAAGTATTAGAATTAACTGATTCAAAACTTTTAGTACCAAAGCTCACTGATGAAGTAGTGTTATTAGAAAGTGGATTGGATTCATTAGGCTTTGCTATTTTAGTGGCTACATTAGAGGAAAAGCTAGATTTTGATCCCTTTACAATGATGGATGAACCAATCTATCCATCAACTTTTGGAGAGTTTGTAGCTATCTATAAACAAATGAATCCAAATAAGTAA
- the pseG gene encoding UDP-2,4-diacetamido-2,4,6-trideoxy-beta-L-altropyranose hydrolase — translation MNILFRADSSSNIGTGHIMRDLVLAQKYAKKGDHIIFATQELKGNINHKILEANYDLTILKSNNIKEIDKLIKDFKIDMIVIDHYGIDYKYEKKLKINHSNLRILSFDDTYEKHYCDILLNHNISANKKKYKDLVPKECELRCGSKYTLLRDEFIKEKKRLKNKKQLSSLKSKLTTGNIFGCSIFIAMGGTDHSNINIKILKVLKKFTNLEVNLVTTIANEHLKELKKYCKNKPWIKLHINSNKIAKLMNKSNFAIVTPSVTVNEVYFMKLPFIAIKTADNQVDMYEYLRKKKYLVLKEFNTKKLEKKIILICKI, via the coding sequence ATGAATATTCTTTTTCGTGCAGATTCCTCTTCAAACATTGGTACAGGACATATTATGCGTGATTTAGTTCTTGCTCAAAAGTATGCAAAAAAAGGTGACCATATTATATTTGCTACACAAGAACTAAAAGGTAATATCAATCATAAAATCTTAGAAGCAAATTATGATCTAACAATATTAAAAAGTAATAATATCAAAGAAATTGATAAACTAATCAAAGATTTTAAAATAGATATGATTGTTATTGATCATTATGGTATTGATTATAAATATGAAAAGAAATTAAAAATTAATCATTCAAATTTAAGAATTTTATCATTTGATGATACTTATGAAAAGCACTATTGTGATATCTTACTTAATCATAATATAAGTGCGAATAAAAAGAAATATAAAGATTTAGTTCCAAAAGAGTGTGAACTTCGATGTGGAAGTAAATATACACTTTTAAGAGATGAGTTTATAAAAGAAAAGAAGAGATTAAAAAATAAAAAACAATTATCATCTCTAAAATCTAAACTGACAACAGGAAATATCTTTGGGTGCTCAATTTTTATCGCAATGGGTGGAACAGATCATAGTAATATAAATATCAAAATATTAAAAGTACTAAAAAAGTTTACCAACTTAGAAGTAAATCTAGTAACAACAATAGCAAACGAACATCTAAAAGAACTCAAAAAATACTGTAAAAATAAACCATGGATAAAGTTACATATAAACTCAAATAAAATAGCAAAACTTATGAATAAAAGTAATTTTGCCATAGTGACACCAAGTGTAACTGTAAATGAAGTGTATTTTATGAAACTTCCTTTTATAGCTATTAAAACAGCGGATAATCAAGTAGATATGTATGAGTATTTGAGAAAGAAAAAGTATTTGGTTTTGAAAGAATTTAATACAAAAAAATTAGAAAAAAAGATTATACTAATATGCAAAATATAA
- a CDS encoding SDR family NAD(P)-dependent oxidoreductase — translation MDLIVVTGSSKGLGLAVCKRLLNEDYKIVGIARTKSDEFKELEEKYSDKLFYIEYDFNNTKDIHMLVKSITKKHGNIYGLINNAALGHDGVLGTMHETQISELIRVNIEAPILLTKYVSRSMLMKLRGRVINIGSIIGSTGFNGLSVYGATKASMQGFTKSLARELGKAKITVNTIAPGYMQTAMTSGLQGDKLESIKRRSALGHLANVNDVSGTVKYLLSNDAQNITGTTITVDAGSTA, via the coding sequence ATGGATTTAATTGTAGTAACTGGTTCATCAAAAGGTTTAGGACTAGCTGTTTGTAAAAGACTTTTAAATGAAGATTATAAAATAGTAGGAATAGCAAGAACTAAAAGTGATGAATTTAAAGAACTAGAAGAAAAATATAGTGATAAACTATTTTATATTGAATATGATTTTAATAATACAAAAGATATTCACATGTTAGTAAAATCTATCACAAAAAAACATGGAAATATTTATGGACTGATAAATAACGCAGCTTTAGGTCACGATGGAGTTTTAGGAACGATGCATGAAACCCAAATATCAGAACTAATCAGAGTCAACATAGAAGCTCCAATTCTTTTGACAAAATATGTAAGTCGTTCTATGCTTATGAAATTAAGAGGAAGAGTGATAAATATAGGCTCAATTATAGGAAGTACAGGTTTTAATGGTCTATCAGTATATGGAGCTACTAAAGCTTCGATGCAAGGATTTACAAAATCTTTAGCAAGAGAGCTAGGAAAAGCAAAAATAACAGTAAATACAATAGCCCCTGGATATATGCAAACAGCAATGACATCAGGTCTTCAAGGTGATAAGCTGGAAAGCATTAAAAGAAGAAGTGCTTTAGGTCATCTTGCAAATGTTAATGATGTATCAGGAACAGTTAAATATTTACTTTCTAATGATGCTCAAAATATCACAGGTACAACTATTACAGTTGATGCAGGAAGTACAGCTTAA
- a CDS encoding motility associated factor glycosyltransferase family protein: MSYEQAQKELQNSLTTTFLANLAFLSECNNELYQRVDELSKMIGEGTYKEKYRLEFIIESGDFDIYDISNNKYLYNKDPKKINDELIKKIEFNENNSIAILSSYANIKNPPKIERKNRFDYNYMQELSNLTINDIFEYEKILKDSLLDNKKELKKISKFIFLGTLLGRHIPKIAKKVDADLYLVLEKNLEIFRLSLFTLDYSVLAEKGVVFSIMDKDFDEEKIKSFLDEGHLENYLLKFSTTNINVEEYIDKILANLLLAKPTQYDYNRRLYTHINRTTKYLGDKYKILQFDRIQNNLDFFDNIPILYIASGPSLDENINWIKENQNKFFIVTIGSSYKKLLQNDIKINMVTTLDEQYVTVDDKQFDNESVSKMDKNTIILASMITNKKILEKFNQKNLFLYEVFHPYIENNISFSGFSIGELTLNILQKMNAKEIYIIGLDLALNQKTGETHSKGSNSIITKLNLNKKQNRDTFSGRESLIKVKGNMKDIVFTTSLFYNSIKSLDSMTSNHDDEIKIFNLSLNGAFFKNTIPTKIENIKINTFKEINKKNNLVIELEKYMTNKLPSHSKDIIKKEINYIKENVVKITSEIKNKEFNNCKSFIEDASMILKLLAENKIKLFIVIQEYHRMILPPIIHYFNHKEIRNEKKILNKIKEVYVKQIENIINDYILCLERIIN; encoded by the coding sequence ATGTCATATGAACAAGCTCAAAAAGAATTACAGAATTCATTAACAACAACATTTTTAGCTAATCTTGCATTTTTAAGTGAATGCAATAATGAGCTTTATCAAAGAGTAGATGAATTATCAAAAATGATAGGAGAGGGAACTTATAAAGAGAAATATAGGTTAGAATTTATTATAGAAAGTGGTGATTTTGATATATATGATATATCTAATAATAAATATTTATATAATAAAGATCCTAAGAAAATAAATGATGAATTAATAAAAAAAATTGAATTTAATGAAAACAATTCAATTGCAATTCTTTCTAGCTATGCAAATATTAAGAACCCACCTAAAATTGAAAGAAAAAATAGATTTGATTATAATTATATGCAAGAATTATCGAATCTAACAATAAATGATATCTTTGAATATGAAAAGATTCTAAAAGATTCTTTATTAGATAATAAGAAAGAATTAAAAAAGATATCAAAATTTATATTTTTAGGAACCCTTCTTGGGAGACATATACCTAAAATCGCAAAAAAAGTTGATGCGGATCTTTACCTAGTTCTGGAAAAGAACCTTGAAATATTTAGACTTTCTTTATTTACTCTTGACTATAGTGTTCTAGCCGAAAAAGGAGTTGTCTTTTCTATTATGGATAAGGATTTTGATGAAGAGAAAATAAAGAGTTTTTTAGATGAAGGTCATTTAGAAAACTATTTGTTGAAATTTTCAACAACAAATATAAATGTAGAAGAATATATTGATAAAATACTTGCTAATTTATTACTAGCTAAACCAACACAATATGACTACAATAGACGACTATATACCCATATTAATAGAACTACAAAATATTTAGGAGACAAGTATAAAATATTACAATTTGATAGAATTCAAAACAATCTTGATTTTTTTGATAATATTCCTATTCTCTATATAGCTTCAGGTCCATCATTGGATGAAAATATTAACTGGATAAAAGAAAACCAAAATAAATTTTTTATTGTAACTATTGGGTCTTCATATAAAAAACTTCTTCAAAATGACATAAAAATTAATATGGTAACAACATTAGATGAACAATATGTTACTGTTGATGATAAACAATTTGATAATGAATCAGTATCTAAAATGGATAAAAATACTATTATATTAGCCTCAATGATAACAAACAAAAAAATATTGGAAAAATTCAATCAAAAAAATCTTTTCTTATATGAAGTTTTTCACCCATATATTGAGAATAATATCTCATTCTCTGGATTTAGTATAGGTGAGCTTACTTTGAATATATTACAAAAAATGAATGCAAAGGAGATTTATATTATAGGTCTTGATTTAGCATTAAATCAAAAAACTGGAGAAACTCACTCTAAGGGTTCAAACTCCATAATAACAAAACTGAATCTTAATAAAAAACAAAATAGAGATACTTTTAGTGGAAGAGAAAGCTTAATAAAAGTTAAAGGAAATATGAAAGATATCGTTTTCACTACATCTTTATTTTATAATTCTATCAAATCTTTAGATTCTATGACATCTAACCATGACGATGAAATAAAAATATTTAATTTATCATTAAATGGTGCATTTTTTAAAAATACAATTCCTACAAAAATTGAGAATATAAAAATAAATACTTTTAAAGAAATTAATAAAAAAAATAATTTAGTAATAGAATTAGAGAAATATATGACAAATAAACTACCTAGTCATTCAAAGGATATAATAAAAAAAGAAATCAACTATATTAAAGAAAATGTAGTAAAAATAACCTCAGAAATAAAAAATAAGGAATTTAACAATTGTAAATCTTTTATTGAAGACGCCTCTATGATATTAAAATTATTAGCAGAAAATAAGATAAAACTTTTTATTGTAATCCAAGAATATCATAGGATGATTCTCCCTCCAATAATTCACTATTTTAATCATAAAGAAATTAGAAATGAGAAAAAAATACTTAATAAAATAAAAGAAGTATATGTAAAACAAATAGAAAATATAATAAATGATTATATATTATGTTTAGAAAGAATTATAAATTAA
- a CDS encoding PIG-L deacetylase family protein: MNKKILIVAAHPDDEVLGCFGTVARLIKEGYEAYTLILGEGKTSRDEHRIIENKKDEIEILNTEIQNANDAIGIKKVFVESFADNRFDSVDLLDIIKVISKVKDEVKPDIIFTHYEHDLNIDHQITYKAVVTATRPMSEECVKEIYSFEVLSSTEWNYPLSFSPDVFFDISDTIELKLKSMEKYTSELCQYPHPRSLEGIELNAKYQGMRVGKKHVEAFKSVRVIK, translated from the coding sequence ATGAATAAAAAAATATTGATAGTTGCAGCTCATCCAGATGATGAAGTCTTAGGATGTTTTGGAACAGTTGCACGACTTATAAAAGAAGGATATGAAGCATACACTCTTATTTTAGGTGAAGGCAAAACAAGTAGAGATGAACATCGTATTATAGAGAATAAAAAAGATGAAATAGAAATATTAAATACTGAGATACAAAATGCAAATGATGCCATCGGTATTAAAAAAGTTTTTGTGGAGTCTTTTGCTGACAATAGATTTGATAGTGTTGATTTACTTGATATTATAAAAGTTATTTCAAAAGTAAAAGATGAAGTGAAACCAGATATCATCTTTACACATTATGAACATGATTTAAACATAGACCATCAAATAACTTACAAAGCAGTTGTAACAGCAACGAGACCTATGAGCGAAGAGTGTGTAAAAGAGATATATAGTTTTGAAGTATTGTCATCAACAGAATGGAACTATCCATTGTCTTTTTCGCCTGATGTATTTTTTGACATCAGTGATACTATAGAGTTAAAACTAAAATCGATGGAAAAGTATACTTCAGAACTATGTCAGTATCCACATCCACGAAGTTTAGAGGGTATTGAACTCAATGCTAAATATCAAGGGATGCGTGTAGGAAAGAAACATGTTGAAGCCTTTAAAAGTGTGCGAGTTATAAAATGA
- a CDS encoding formyltransferase family protein, whose translation MQNIIITTIKEWNIENYFKIKEQYKEEFNFHLITNKEELTLETVHTLEPKYIFFPHWSWVIPKKIYDNFNCVVFHMTDLPYGRGGSPFQNLIMNEVYDTKISALKVEDGLDTGDIYLKEDCNISIGSAQENFIKISKIVFEKMIPSFLENDLKPQKQSGKITQFKRRKPEDSNILKLENKSISKLYDFIRMLDAEGYPKAYMELENIKIEFSQVHQKDKKLTGRFEMIENE comes from the coding sequence ATGCAAAATATAATCATCACAACAATAAAAGAATGGAATATTGAGAATTATTTTAAAATAAAAGAACAATATAAAGAAGAATTTAATTTTCATTTAATTACTAATAAGGAAGAATTAACTTTAGAAACAGTTCACACTCTAGAGCCTAAATATATTTTTTTCCCACATTGGTCATGGGTAATTCCCAAAAAGATTTACGATAATTTTAACTGTGTTGTATTTCATATGACAGATTTACCCTATGGAAGAGGAGGAAGTCCTTTCCAAAACTTGATTATGAATGAAGTGTACGATACAAAAATATCCGCACTTAAAGTTGAAGATGGTCTTGATACTGGAGATATTTATCTCAAAGAAGATTGTAATATCAGTATAGGAAGTGCCCAAGAGAATTTTATCAAAATTTCTAAAATAGTATTTGAAAAGATGATACCTTCTTTTTTAGAAAATGACTTAAAACCTCAAAAACAAAGTGGAAAAATTACACAATTTAAAAGAAGAAAACCTGAAGATAGTAATATCCTAAAATTAGAGAATAAAAGTATAAGTAAACTCTATGATTTTATTCGTATGCTAGATGCAGAAGGTTATCCTAAAGCATATATGGAGCTAGAAAATATTAAAATAGAGTTTAGCCAAGTTCATCAAAAAGATAAAAAGTTAACAGGAAGATTTGAGATGATTGAAAATGAATAA
- a CDS encoding flagellin N-terminal helical domain-containing protein, with protein sequence MIINTNVSSLTAQEAATNTGNNITSSLEKLSTGLKINKASDDASGLAIADKLRTQATSIDQGVANGNSAVTLLQIADKSMAEQSNILDTVKAKLIQANTDTTSDDGRESIRKDITKLLEQLDNIAEQTNYNGTVLLQAGSSDTASSDGLTFQVGEKASDEITNTAIKANTSGFGLTTLADLEARVMTASATYGASGTTLTASATYSGTGLTRTMASDMQTSIDNAITTLNGYRGDIGSTQNQVESAVRNLMTQSTNVTAAESIIRDVDYAEESANFNKQNIISQAGSYAISQANTVQQNVLRLLQ encoded by the coding sequence ATGATTATTAATACTAACGTTTCATCTTTAACTGCTCAAGAAGCAGCAACTAATACTGGAAACAACATTACAAGTTCATTAGAAAAATTATCTACTGGTCTTAAAATCAATAAAGCTTCTGATGATGCTTCTGGTTTAGCTATTGCTGATAAACTTAGAACTCAAGCTACTTCAATTGATCAAGGTGTTGCAAACGGTAATTCTGCTGTAACTTTATTACAAATTGCTGATAAATCTATGGCTGAACAATCAAATATTCTTGATACTGTTAAAGCTAAATTAATTCAAGCTAATACTGATACTACTTCTGATGATGGTAGAGAATCTATTAGAAAAGATATTACTAAATTATTAGAACAATTAGATAATATTGCAGAACAAACTAATTATAATGGTACTGTTTTATTACAAGCTGGTTCAAGTGATACAGCATCTTCTGATGGATTAACATTCCAAGTAGGAGAAAAAGCTAGTGATGAAATCACAAATACTGCAATCAAAGCAAATACAAGTGGATTTGGTTTAACAACATTAGCTGACTTAGAAGCAAGAGTTATGACAGCTTCTGCAACTTATGGTGCATCAGGAACAACACTTACAGCTTCTGCAACATATTCGGGTACTGGTTTAACAAGAACTATGGCAAGTGATATGCAAACTAGTATTGATAATGCTATTACTACACTAAATGGATATAGAGGTGACATTGGGTCTACTCAAAACCAAGTTGAATCTGCGGTTAGAAACTTAATGACTCAATCTACTAATGTTACTGCTGCTGAATCTATTATTAGAGATGTTGATTATGCAGAAGAATCTGCTAACTTTAATAAACAAAACATTATTTCTCAAGCTGGTTCTTATGCAATTAGCCAAGCGAATACTGTTCAACAAAACGTTCTTAGATTACTTCAGTAA
- the pseI gene encoding pseudaminic acid synthase, which translates to MKIGKFDLEKDGTYIIAELSANHNGSLQNALDTIKAAKEVGADCIKLQTYTADTITLDCKKDDFLITQGTLWDGKYLYDLYKEAYTPWEWHKELFAYARSIDIDIFSSPFDKTAVDFLEQFNPSAYKIASFEITDYELIRYTASKMEPIIISTGIATIDEIQDAVDICRSVGNDDIVLLKCTSSYPAPLEEANLATIPNLAQTFGVISGFSDHTLGSTAPIAAVTLGAKVIEKHFILDKSIGGPDADFSMDKEEFSQMIKAIRDVEKLIGKVDYSMNEKKKKSRQFSRSLYIAKDIKKGEVFTEENVRSVRPGYGMHPKYFDDILGTVAKKDFEFGERL; encoded by the coding sequence ATGAAAATAGGTAAATTTGATTTAGAAAAAGATGGAACATATATCATCGCAGAACTCAGTGCAAATCATAATGGTAGTTTGCAAAATGCACTAGATACTATAAAAGCTGCTAAAGAAGTGGGTGCAGACTGTATCAAGCTACAGACATATACAGCAGATACGATTACACTTGATTGTAAAAAAGATGATTTTTTAATTACTCAAGGGACACTTTGGGATGGGAAATATCTTTATGATTTATACAAAGAAGCATATACACCTTGGGAATGGCATAAAGAGTTATTTGCTTATGCAAGAAGTATCGATATAGATATATTTTCTAGCCCTTTTGATAAAACAGCTGTTGATTTTCTAGAGCAGTTTAATCCATCTGCTTATAAGATAGCTTCATTTGAGATCACGGACTATGAGCTCATACGATACACCGCATCTAAAATGGAGCCTATCATCATCTCTACAGGAATAGCAACTATAGATGAGATACAAGATGCTGTCGATATATGTAGAAGTGTAGGAAATGATGATATCGTTCTTTTAAAGTGCACTAGCTCCTATCCAGCTCCACTTGAAGAAGCAAACTTAGCAACGATACCAAATCTTGCTCAAACTTTTGGAGTGATCAGTGGATTTTCAGATCATACTTTAGGAAGCACAGCACCTATAGCTGCAGTTACACTGGGTGCAAAAGTGATAGAAAAGCATTTTATCTTAGATAAATCTATAGGTGGACCTGATGCTGACTTTTCTATGGATAAGGAAGAGTTTAGTCAGATGATAAAAGCTATAAGAGATGTGGAGAAACTTATAGGTAAAGTTGATTATTCTATGAATGAAAAAAAGAAAAAAAGTAGGCAGTTTTCTAGATCTCTTTATATTGCAAAAGATATAAAAAAAGGTGAAGTGTTTACAGAAGAAAATGTAAGAAGCGTACGGCCTGGGTATGGAATGCATCCTAAGTATTTTGATGATATTTTGGGAACAGTAGCCAAAAAAGATTTTGAATTTGGCGAGAGACTTTAG
- a CDS encoding AMP-binding protein, with protein sequence MNSILDYIADIPSSRVAFVTKDDSFTYKDIFDLYISNKEIIDTLSNSCVVVNARDRYEFSKLLSILDGKVKRIVFLPEDIETSLIERYYTESKATYEVFLENNILKLNEIDKNNILENIYETQWVVPTSGTTNNPKLISHTFESLTKTSKKNIELGSKYIWGLTFDIYRFSGIQVFLQALSGGSSIIIPESNYSMKETIELFVQNKSNIISATPSFWRKVLMTKESDNLSLKRATLGGEISDQSILTALKNKFRDVKLTHIYASTEVGVGFAVTDEKAGFPLEYIENGIGDIKLKVDNNSLLWINPGTKIQNYIAKESMYSDDGFINTGDLVKIENNRVYFSGRESGSINVGGNKVQPEEIEATLLNSNLVQTTYVYAKNNPMMGSLVCADVIPKDSEIDKTVLKKQILEYCRKNLENFKIPVLLKIVNDIEITQSGKIKRK encoded by the coding sequence ATGAATAGTATTTTAGATTATATTGCTGATATTCCATCCTCCAGAGTAGCTTTTGTTACAAAGGATGATAGCTTTACATACAAAGATATTTTTGATTTATACATTTCAAATAAAGAAATTATAGATACATTATCAAATAGTTGTGTAGTTGTAAATGCAAGAGATCGTTATGAATTTTCTAAATTACTGTCAATTCTAGATGGAAAAGTCAAAAGAATTGTTTTTTTACCAGAAGATATTGAAACAAGTTTAATAGAAAGATATTATACAGAATCAAAAGCAACCTATGAAGTTTTTTTAGAAAACAATATATTAAAACTAAATGAGATAGATAAAAATAATATTTTAGAAAATATTTATGAAACACAATGGGTAGTCCCAACATCAGGAACTACAAATAATCCTAAGCTAATATCACATACTTTTGAAAGTCTTACAAAAACTTCAAAAAAGAATATTGAGCTAGGTTCAAAATATATTTGGGGATTAACTTTTGATATCTATAGATTTTCAGGTATTCAAGTATTTTTACAAGCATTATCAGGTGGTTCTAGTATCATTATTCCAGAATCAAATTACTCTATGAAAGAAACAATAGAACTATTTGTACAAAATAAATCTAATATCATTTCAGCAACTCCATCTTTTTGGAGAAAAGTACTTATGACAAAAGAATCAGATAATCTAAGTCTAAAAAGAGCAACTCTTGGTGGAGAAATCTCTGATCAAAGTATTTTGACAGCATTAAAAAATAAATTTAGAGATGTTAAACTGACTCATATTTATGCTTCAACAGAAGTTGGTGTTGGGTTCGCTGTTACAGATGAAAAAGCTGGTTTTCCACTTGAATATATAGAAAATGGAATTGGAGATATAAAGCTTAAAGTAGATAATAATTCATTGCTTTGGATTAATCCAGGTACAAAAATACAAAACTATATTGCAAAAGAATCTATGTATTCAGATGATGGATTTATCAATACAGGGGATTTAGTAAAGATAGAAAATAACCGTGTTTATTTTTCAGGAAGAGAATCAGGTAGTATCAATGTTGGTGGAAATAAAGTACAACCAGAAGAAATAGAAGCAACACTATTAAACTCAAACCTTGTACAAACAACTTATGTGTATGCCAAGAATAATCCAATGATGGGTTCACTAGTTTGTGCTGATGTGATACCAAAGGATTCAGAGATCGATAAGACTGTACTCAAAAAACAAATTTTAGAATATTGTAGAAAAAATTTGGAAAATTTCAAAATACCAGTACTGTTAAAAATAGTAAATGATATTGAAATAACACAAAGTGGAAAAATAAAAAGGAAATAA